One Candidatus Paceibacterota bacterium genomic window carries:
- the murF gene encoding UDP-N-acetylmuramoyl-tripeptide--D-alanyl-D-alanine ligase produces MKQILKRIIIKIITWEARAILRRFQPRIVAVTGSVGKTSTKDAVATVLSATYTIRKSQKSYNSEIGVPLTIIGRSSGWSNPLHWIVTIFKGATMIVFPGSYPEWLVLEVGADRPGDIRSITRWLKPDIAIVTRLSETPVHIEFFRSREQLIEEKSQLIRAVKKEGVAILNYDDSDVRDFARHANGSVLYYGFHSQAHVFASHESVVYQSQEKIEMPAGVSVKANTNGSSVPVMLQGVLGLQHIYPVLAAVAVGVSQQMNLITIAQALAKHAPPQGRMNLLRGIKNSLIIDDSYNASPVAVQEALSVLKEIRVPNHRIAVLGDMRELGEHSKTAHMNVGEQAASFCDTLFTVGVDARAIAEGALSAGMSESKVFSFDDAQKAGKELEKVLEAGDVVLVKGSQAVRCEKVVEEVMAEPMRADELLVRQGSEWKGE; encoded by the coding sequence ATGAAACAAATACTCAAACGTATTATTATAAAGATCATAACCTGGGAAGCCCGTGCTATTCTTCGCCGTTTTCAGCCGCGGATCGTAGCGGTTACCGGAAGTGTAGGTAAAACATCAACCAAAGATGCTGTTGCAACAGTTCTTTCGGCAACATATACCATCCGCAAAAGTCAAAAAAGTTATAACAGCGAGATCGGTGTTCCACTCACGATCATTGGTCGCTCTAGTGGCTGGAGCAATCCACTGCATTGGATCGTAACCATCTTCAAAGGGGCAACGATGATCGTGTTTCCGGGCTCATATCCTGAATGGCTTGTTCTTGAAGTGGGAGCAGATCGGCCCGGAGATATTCGCTCAATTACCCGCTGGCTCAAACCAGATATAGCTATCGTCACACGCCTCAGTGAGACGCCGGTTCATATTGAATTCTTTCGTTCACGAGAACAGCTGATCGAGGAAAAAAGCCAGCTTATCCGGGCCGTGAAAAAGGAGGGTGTAGCAATACTTAACTATGACGATAGTGATGTTCGGGACTTTGCTCGTCATGCGAATGGCAGTGTTTTATATTACGGTTTTCACAGCCAAGCGCATGTTTTTGCGTCTCATGAGTCGGTGGTGTATCAGAGCCAGGAAAAGATAGAGATGCCCGCTGGTGTTAGTGTAAAAGCAAATACAAACGGCAGCTCAGTGCCGGTTATGCTTCAGGGAGTGCTCGGTCTTCAGCACATCTATCCGGTGCTTGCTGCGGTTGCGGTCGGTGTCAGTCAGCAAATGAATCTGATCACAATCGCACAGGCGCTGGCCAAACACGCTCCTCCACAAGGGAGAATGAATCTTTTGCGTGGGATAAAAAATTCACTTATAATCGACGATTCGTATAATGCTTCGCCGGTCGCGGTTCAGGAAGCGTTGAGTGTACTCAAGGAGATACGGGTTCCAAACCATCGAATAGCTGTGCTTGGTGACATGCGCGAGCTGGGAGAGCATTCTAAGACAGCGCATATGAATGTTGGAGAACAAGCAGCAAGTTTTTGCGATACTCTGTTTACCGTAGGTGTCGATGCGCGCGCAATCGCTGAAGGAGCACTAAGCGCAGGCATGAGCGAGAGCAAGGTGTTTTCCTTTGATGATGCTCAAAAGGCGGGAAAAGAGCTTGAGAAGGTTCTGGAAGCGGGTGACGTGGTACTTGTGAAGGGTTCTCAAGCGGTACGATGTGAAAAAGTGGTCGAAGAGGTAATGGCAGAACCGATGAGAGCCGATGAGCTCTTGGTCAGGCAGGGAAGTGAGTGGAAGGGTGAGTAA